One Paenibacillus crassostreae DNA segment encodes these proteins:
- a CDS encoding manganese efflux pump MntP family protein, which produces MLEASVHWGQLITIGLMAVALGMDALSLGVGIGMRGIRLLHVLRISLLIGIFHMLMPLLGIFAGHYISSLLGQVTGYAAGGLLVVLGVHMIINSYRKGTTTMIDYHAWAGMILFSFSVSIDSFSVGVSLGMFKSELLLTVLIFGIFGALMSMMGLLLGRRVSDKLGSYGEAIGGTILLAFGIMFIL; this is translated from the coding sequence ATGTTGGAAGCTTCTGTCCACTGGGGGCAGCTGATTACGATAGGATTGATGGCAGTAGCCTTAGGGATGGATGCTTTGTCGTTGGGCGTAGGAATTGGTATGAGAGGGATTCGCTTGCTACATGTACTGAGAATTAGTTTGTTGATCGGTATTTTCCACATGTTAATGCCTTTGTTGGGGATATTTGCTGGGCATTATATAAGCTCCTTATTGGGACAAGTGACCGGGTATGCTGCGGGAGGATTGTTAGTCGTGCTTGGGGTGCATATGATCATTAATTCCTATCGTAAAGGTACTACCACAATGATAGATTATCATGCATGGGCAGGTATGATTCTCTTTTCATTTAGTGTGAGTATAGACTCTTTTTCGGTAGGAGTATCCTTAGGGATGTTTAAGAGCGAACTTTTGTTGACCGTTCTGATCTTTGGAATCTTTGGTGCACTTATGTCCATGATGGGTCTCCTTCTGGGCAGAAGAGTGAGCGATAAATTAGGCAGCTATGGTGAAGCTATAGGTGGTACAATTTTGCTCGCATTTGGAATCATGTTTATATTATGA
- a CDS encoding FtsW/RodA/SpoVE family cell cycle protein encodes MLRKLKKVDYVVVLVLVALMGISILSLYSVTNGRTSTGLDGHHIKMLMYYAVSFVAFIAMILIDYRLLIKYAWVIYLGGLVLLGVASLIGKTTNGAEGWLNIFGLSLQPAELFKLCLILFLTFVLVRMGKNQLAFWGDVVPLCILAFIPFAIVILQNDLGNSFSYFIILIGLLWIGNIKFTHALIGIAIMIGALIGGIQGYIHYHDEIKVTLESIDKAHWVERLDPWLVPERATAKASYHTDNAKLAIASGGMSGEGYMKGTSVQSERVPYTYSDSIFVQIAEEFGFVGASVLLLLYFVMIHRMILISLECKDRAGPYIIVGVVSMMLYQIFENIGAFLGIMPLTGITLPFISFGGTSLLINMASIGIVMSVRVHGREVEEEIVVQTSSYPKVGELN; translated from the coding sequence ATGCTTCGAAAGTTAAAAAAAGTAGATTATGTTGTAGTGCTGGTGCTGGTTGCGCTTATGGGGATCAGTATCTTGTCTTTATATAGTGTGACCAATGGAAGAACTAGTACAGGTTTAGATGGTCATCACATTAAGATGCTAATGTACTATGCGGTTTCCTTTGTAGCTTTTATTGCGATGATCTTGATTGATTACAGACTATTGATTAAATACGCTTGGGTCATTTATTTAGGTGGCTTGGTTTTGCTAGGAGTAGCAAGTCTTATAGGTAAGACCACGAACGGAGCAGAGGGATGGTTGAATATTTTTGGACTGTCGTTACAGCCAGCGGAACTCTTTAAGTTATGCCTAATCCTATTCTTAACGTTTGTTCTTGTTCGAATGGGTAAGAATCAGCTAGCTTTCTGGGGCGATGTTGTACCTCTTTGTATATTGGCCTTCATTCCGTTTGCTATCGTGATTTTACAGAATGACCTCGGGAATTCATTTAGCTACTTTATCATTCTGATAGGGCTTCTGTGGATTGGGAACATCAAATTCACTCATGCGTTGATTGGAATTGCGATTATGATCGGAGCGCTTATTGGAGGGATTCAAGGGTATATTCATTATCATGATGAAATCAAGGTGACTCTAGAATCTATTGATAAAGCTCACTGGGTTGAGAGGTTAGATCCTTGGCTTGTTCCTGAGCGAGCAACGGCGAAAGCGAGCTATCATACAGATAATGCGAAGCTTGCTATTGCATCTGGAGGGATGAGTGGAGAAGGATATATGAAAGGCACATCTGTTCAATCCGAACGTGTACCTTATACGTATTCTGATTCTATTTTCGTACAGATTGCTGAAGAATTTGGATTTGTAGGAGCATCCGTGTTGCTCTTATTATATTTCGTCATGATTCATCGCATGATTCTGATCTCGTTAGAATGCAAGGATCGAGCAGGACCGTATATCATTGTGGGTGTCGTTTCCATGATGTTGTACCAGATTTTTGAGAACATTGGTGCTTTTCTCGGAATTATGCCATTAACTGGTATTACCCTGCCCTTTATTAGTTTTGGAGGGACATCGTTGCTTATTAATATGGCTAGTATAGGGATCGTGATGAGTGTACGTGTTCATGGTCGGGAAGTTGAAGAAGAAATAGTTGTGCAAACCTCAAGTTATCCGAAAGTTGGGGAATTAAATTGA
- a CDS encoding L-threonylcarbamoyladenylate synthase, translated as MTHNLDKEVNWTSKTTSYWNLYSNTDSNSNIQDQVTKQAIEEAAGLIRKGGVVAFPTETVYGLGADARNTTAVEAVFAAKGRPSDNPLIVHIADRSQLTELIADVPSVALTLMDAYWPGPLTIVLPLLPNVLSSRVTAGLDTVGVRMPDHPIALALIAEANCPVAAPSANRSGRPSPTLASHVVEDLDGRIDGVLDGGPAGVGLESTVIRVFPNGDVQVLRPGGITIEQLSSVTGAKVISVGGALIEAQSAVSPDHHNDMGIHQSYADMDSSEPPRSPGVKYAHYAPHGQLTIVRGSSPQAVRDRIISMLGEYTLDGNVTGLLAFDEHLSGYPANSANYIISLGSLATPAEAAYKLYAALRFCDEKGVTFMLAEACSEEGLGEAVMNRLIKAAGGRVLDLS; from the coding sequence ATGACGCATAATCTAGATAAGGAAGTAAATTGGACAAGTAAAACAACATCTTATTGGAATCTGTATTCTAATACCGATTCTAATTCAAATATACAAGATCAAGTTACTAAACAAGCGATAGAAGAAGCGGCTGGGCTGATCCGTAAGGGTGGTGTCGTAGCTTTTCCAACGGAAACGGTATATGGGTTAGGAGCGGATGCTCGGAACACTACAGCGGTAGAAGCGGTATTCGCTGCAAAAGGACGTCCCTCAGATAATCCACTTATCGTTCATATAGCTGACCGCTCGCAATTAACTGAGCTTATCGCTGATGTTCCTTCTGTTGCACTTACGCTTATGGATGCTTATTGGCCAGGTCCGCTCACGATTGTACTTCCGTTACTACCTAATGTCCTTTCATCCCGGGTTACGGCTGGTTTAGATACAGTAGGTGTACGTATGCCTGATCATCCTATTGCGTTAGCGTTGATTGCCGAAGCAAATTGTCCAGTTGCGGCACCAAGTGCGAATCGTTCGGGGCGACCAAGCCCGACCCTTGCCTCACATGTGGTAGAAGATTTGGATGGTCGGATTGATGGAGTCTTAGACGGGGGACCAGCAGGAGTAGGTCTTGAATCTACTGTTATACGTGTATTTCCGAATGGGGATGTTCAGGTGCTGCGGCCCGGAGGGATTACGATTGAACAGTTGTCTTCTGTGACAGGTGCTAAGGTTATTAGTGTAGGAGGTGCCTTAATAGAAGCTCAATCAGCTGTATCTCCAGATCATCACAATGATATGGGGATACACCAATCTTATGCTGATATGGATAGTTCTGAACCGCCACGTTCTCCAGGAGTGAAGTATGCACACTATGCTCCGCATGGACAACTAACCATTGTTCGAGGATCATCCCCTCAGGCTGTTAGAGATCGGATAATTTCTATGTTGGGAGAATATACATTGGATGGGAACGTAACAGGATTGCTTGCTTTTGACGAACATCTTTCAGGCTACCCTGCGAATTCGGCGAACTATATTATATCACTTGGGTCGTTGGCTACGCCTGCTGAGGCAGCTTATAAGCTGTATGCAGCTTTGCGTTTTTGTGATGAGAAAGGTGTCACTTTTATGTTAGCTGAGGCATGTTCCGAAGAGGGACTTGGTGAGGCGGTAATGAATCGTTTGATTAAGGCAGCAGGAGGACGTGTTCTCGATCTGAGTTAA
- the spoIIR gene encoding stage II sporulation protein R: MLRLLFKNTAIIFSMLFMLVMSWDGQRIDASVAEGSIPEESIRLRILANSDSVNDQLVKREIRDAIIAEMNGWVEELDNPQNLDQARETIRNHMADLNNLVGQELSDRGISYSYHVELSVVPFPTKLYGGTVYPAGEYEALRVTLGAGRGQNWWCVLFPPLCFIDAGSGDAIAQSAEESAQVKETGNSDNVTVKQVPASTDEAPEVRFFLWDLLSGFVDWIKGLF, translated from the coding sequence ATGTTACGCCTTTTATTTAAGAATACAGCCATTATATTTAGTATGTTATTTATGCTTGTGATGTCTTGGGATGGTCAACGTATAGATGCATCGGTTGCAGAAGGTTCAATTCCGGAAGAGTCGATTCGACTACGTATTCTAGCAAATTCAGATAGTGTGAACGACCAACTTGTCAAAAGAGAAATCAGAGACGCCATCATAGCAGAAATGAATGGTTGGGTGGAGGAACTGGATAATCCGCAAAATCTAGATCAAGCGAGGGAAACGATTCGGAATCACATGGCAGATTTGAATAATTTAGTGGGACAAGAGCTATCTGATCGTGGGATCAGCTATTCCTATCATGTGGAGCTTAGTGTCGTGCCTTTTCCAACGAAATTATACGGAGGTACGGTTTACCCTGCTGGTGAATATGAAGCATTACGAGTTACTCTTGGTGCTGGTAGAGGCCAGAATTGGTGGTGTGTGCTATTCCCACCTCTTTGCTTCATTGATGCAGGGAGTGGAGATGCAATTGCGCAATCCGCTGAAGAATCAGCACAAGTTAAAGAAACAGGTAACTCGGATAATGTGACGGTGAAGCAGGTACCCGCATCTACGGATGAAGCGCCAGAAGTTCGTTTTTTCCTGTGGGATTTATTATCTGGTTTCGTGGATTGGATCAAAGGATTATTCTAA
- the upp gene encoding uracil phosphoribosyltransferase, with the protein MGQKKLVICDHPLIQHKLTFIRDVQTNTKDFRELVDEVATLMAYEITREIPLETVTVRTPVAETQSRVISGRMLGLVPILRAGLGMLDGVLKLLPAAKVGHVGLFRDPETLQPVEYYTKLPTDVTERELIVIDPMLATGGSAIAAIDVLKKRGCTQIKMMNLIAAPEGVKAVHDAHPDVDIYVAALDERLDEHGYIIPGLGDAGDRLYGTK; encoded by the coding sequence ATGGGACAAAAAAAATTGGTGATTTGTGATCACCCTTTAATTCAACACAAGCTAACATTCATCCGTGACGTGCAGACGAACACGAAGGATTTCAGAGAGCTTGTTGACGAAGTGGCGACGCTTATGGCATATGAGATTACAAGAGAGATACCTTTAGAGACGGTTACGGTACGTACACCTGTAGCAGAGACACAGAGTCGTGTTATTTCAGGCCGTATGCTAGGTCTTGTGCCTATTCTGCGTGCAGGATTAGGGATGTTAGATGGCGTATTGAAGTTACTACCAGCGGCTAAAGTGGGTCATGTTGGCCTGTTTCGTGATCCAGAAACATTGCAACCGGTTGAATACTATACGAAATTACCAACGGATGTTACTGAACGCGAATTGATTGTAATTGACCCAATGCTGGCAACGGGCGGATCCGCTATTGCAGCAATTGATGTACTGAAGAAACGTGGCTGTACTCAAATTAAGATGATGAATCTAATTGCAGCTCCAGAAGGTGTTAAGGCTGTTCATGATGCTCATCCTGACGTAGATATCTATGTTGCGGCATTGGACGAGCGGTTGGATGAACATGGTTATATTATTCCTGGATTAGGGGATGCTGGAGACCGTCTATACGGTACTAAGTAA
- a CDS encoding ATP synthase subunit I — MMDNTISIVNTVTRLSLLMMSALLVGWALYPEYRTVTSGMVLGIVVGLVNTSLLSLKVRKLADAIVTQKRQFGLGFVTRLCFSILAVMLAIKMDQFSIEATIAGLFLPQILTIPVAIYLSIRKKSS, encoded by the coding sequence ATGATGGATAATACCATTTCCATTGTAAATACAGTCACCAGATTGTCTTTACTGATGATGTCAGCGTTGCTAGTGGGATGGGCCTTGTACCCGGAATATCGCACAGTCACATCGGGAATGGTCTTAGGAATAGTAGTAGGATTGGTTAATACAAGCCTTCTTTCTTTGAAAGTTCGTAAGTTAGCTGATGCAATCGTAACGCAGAAGAGACAGTTCGGTTTAGGTTTTGTTACGAGACTGTGCTTCTCAATTCTAGCCGTTATGCTTGCAATAAAGATGGATCAATTCTCAATTGAGGCGACCATTGCTGGATTATTCCTACCACAGATTTTGACCATTCCTGTCGCTATATATTTGAGTATAAGAAAGAAGTCATCCTAA
- a CDS encoding NADH-dependent flavin oxidoreductase has protein sequence MDAKYNPLFESFTFRSGVKLENRVVMAPMTNWSSNLDGTVSDAEIDYYSRRAGGVGLVITACTNVSVNGQGFHGEFAGFSDEMIPSLARLATTIKEKGSKAVLQIFHGGRQCPPELVNGDVVSASAVPTDDGKVTPRALSDEEILAIIQDFSEVTRRAIEAGYDGVEIHGANNYLIHQFFSGFTNRREDRWGGNVENRLAFPLAVVDAVKKAVAEYAKGPFLVGYRLSPEEPEDEGITMKDTFVLLDALAKKDLDYIHVSLMDFWSEPRRGVEGKGLSRMELIRDHVGKRVPIMGVGSIQTADDGLKALEIGIPLIALGRELIAEPDWVEKIQSGREEDIATTVSREAQEVLVVPDPLWQAIIGSPGWFPVV, from the coding sequence ATGGATGCTAAGTATAATCCGCTGTTTGAATCATTTACTTTCCGTAGTGGTGTTAAGTTAGAGAACCGTGTTGTGATGGCACCTATGACGAACTGGTCTTCAAATCTAGATGGCACAGTCTCAGATGCTGAGATTGATTACTATAGCCGTAGAGCTGGTGGAGTGGGTTTGGTGATTACGGCATGTACGAATGTCTCCGTGAATGGTCAAGGATTTCATGGAGAGTTCGCAGGTTTCAGTGATGAGATGATTCCTAGCTTGGCTAGATTAGCAACTACGATTAAGGAAAAAGGGTCGAAAGCGGTGTTGCAAATTTTTCATGGTGGAAGGCAATGTCCACCTGAACTCGTAAATGGTGATGTGGTTAGTGCAAGTGCAGTGCCGACAGATGATGGGAAAGTGACACCACGTGCCCTTTCAGATGAGGAAATCCTAGCTATTATTCAAGATTTTAGCGAAGTGACCCGTAGAGCTATTGAAGCTGGTTATGACGGTGTAGAAATTCATGGAGCTAACAATTACTTGATACATCAGTTTTTCTCTGGTTTTACGAATCGCCGCGAAGATCGTTGGGGAGGAAATGTTGAGAATCGTTTGGCATTCCCACTAGCTGTTGTGGACGCTGTTAAGAAAGCGGTGGCGGAATATGCGAAGGGTCCATTCTTAGTAGGTTACCGTTTGTCTCCTGAAGAACCAGAGGATGAGGGTATTACCATGAAAGATACATTCGTATTGCTTGATGCATTAGCCAAGAAAGATCTTGATTATATCCACGTTTCTCTTATGGATTTCTGGTCGGAGCCTAGACGTGGTGTAGAAGGAAAAGGCTTGTCACGCATGGAATTGATTAGAGATCATGTTGGGAAACGTGTTCCGATCATGGGTGTAGGTTCTATCCAGACAGCGGATGATGGCTTGAAAGCTCTTGAGATAGGAATACCACTGATAGCTCTGGGTAGAGAACTTATTGCTGAACCAGATTGGGTGGAGAAGATACAATCAGGCAGAGAAGAAGATATAGCTACAACAGTAAGTAGGGAAGCGCAGGAAGTATTGGTGGTTCCAGATCCATTATGGCAAGCTATAATAGGTAGTCCGGGTTGGTTCCCGGTGGTGTAA
- the glyA gene encoding serine hydroxymethyltransferase yields MEQLRKADPDVLEAMNLELKRQRNNIELIASENIVSEAVMEAMGSVLTNKYAEGYPGKRYYGGCERVDIVEDIARDRAKQLFGAEHVNVQPHSGAQANMAVYTAVLNPGDTVLGMNLAHGGHLTHGSPVNASGLLYNFVPYGVQEDSFLIDYDEVRKIAFKHRPRLIVAGASAYPRTIDFEALASIANDVGALFMVDMAHIAGLVAGGVHPSPVPHAHFVTTTTHKTLRGPRGGMIICKQPWAQAIDKAVFPGTQGGPLMHVIASKAVALKEALDPSFKTYAQNVVKNAKVLAETLIREGLNIVSGGTDNHLLLVDTRSVNITGKVAEKVLDSIGITVNKNAIPFDPTSPFVTSGIRIGTPAATTRGMDEKAMVTIGEIIALALKNPENEAILAQAAIRVTALTDQYPLYPELEY; encoded by the coding sequence ATGGAACAATTACGCAAGGCTGACCCAGATGTATTAGAGGCTATGAACTTAGAACTTAAACGTCAACGTAACAACATTGAACTTATCGCGTCTGAGAATATCGTGAGTGAAGCTGTGATGGAGGCTATGGGATCTGTTTTAACTAACAAATATGCAGAGGGTTACCCAGGTAAAAGATATTATGGCGGTTGTGAACGTGTAGATATCGTAGAGGATATTGCACGTGATCGTGCCAAACAATTGTTTGGAGCAGAGCATGTAAATGTACAACCACACTCTGGAGCTCAAGCGAATATGGCTGTTTATACTGCTGTACTTAATCCTGGAGACACGGTGCTAGGTATGAATCTTGCTCACGGTGGGCATTTAACTCACGGAAGTCCAGTTAATGCATCGGGTCTTTTGTATAACTTTGTTCCATATGGCGTACAGGAGGATTCTTTCCTTATTGATTATGATGAAGTTCGTAAAATTGCTTTTAAACACCGTCCTCGTCTAATTGTTGCTGGTGCAAGTGCCTATCCGCGTACGATTGATTTCGAAGCGTTGGCTTCCATTGCCAATGATGTAGGAGCGTTATTCATGGTCGATATGGCTCATATTGCCGGGCTGGTTGCGGGTGGAGTTCACCCAAGTCCAGTTCCACATGCTCATTTTGTAACTACAACAACTCATAAGACTCTACGTGGTCCACGTGGTGGGATGATTATATGCAAGCAACCTTGGGCACAAGCGATTGATAAAGCGGTATTCCCAGGAACACAAGGTGGTCCTCTAATGCATGTTATCGCATCTAAAGCAGTTGCGCTTAAAGAAGCGTTGGATCCATCTTTCAAAACTTATGCACAGAACGTTGTTAAGAACGCTAAAGTATTGGCAGAGACACTTATTCGTGAAGGCCTGAACATCGTATCTGGTGGTACGGATAACCACTTGCTATTAGTTGACACTCGTAGCGTGAATATTACGGGTAAAGTAGCGGAGAAAGTGTTAGATTCTATTGGGATAACAGTAAATAAGAATGCGATTCCTTTTGATCCTACAAGTCCATTTGTAACGAGTGGTATTCGTATCGGAACTCCAGCTGCAACAACACGTGGCATGGATGAAAAAGCGATGGTTACGATTGGTGAGATCATTGCACTAGCTCTCAAGAATCCAGAGAACGAGGCTATACTAGCCCAAGCGGCTATTAGAGTAACTGCATTGACAGATCAATATCCGCTTTATCCAGAATTGGAATACTAA
- a CDS encoding TIGR01440 family protein, giving the protein MDQGLQSTGVSLKDQVAQVVREVAESAQLGPGKILVVGTSTSEVVGSHIGTSGALEVANELLLGIEEVRKERGFYVVYQCCEHLNRSLVMERKLLEDLRLIEVAAVPYPKAGGSMASAAYRMMLEPCLAESVEAHAGIDIGETMIGMHLRRVAVPFRPSLRNIGQARVNAAYTRPKLIGGERAHYQLEETVSIQHDDSNHCD; this is encoded by the coding sequence ATGGATCAAGGATTGCAATCAACAGGTGTGTCTCTGAAAGACCAAGTCGCTCAGGTCGTACGGGAAGTTGCAGAATCTGCTCAGTTAGGTCCGGGGAAAATACTAGTTGTGGGTACAAGTACAAGTGAAGTAGTGGGTAGTCATATTGGTACTAGTGGGGCCTTAGAAGTTGCGAATGAATTGCTTCTTGGTATTGAAGAGGTTCGTAAAGAACGGGGATTCTATGTTGTGTATCAATGTTGTGAGCATTTGAATAGATCGCTAGTCATGGAAAGAAAGCTCCTTGAAGACCTTCGCTTAATAGAAGTTGCTGCAGTTCCTTATCCTAAAGCGGGAGGTTCCATGGCTTCTGCTGCATATCGGATGATGCTTGAACCCTGTCTAGCTGAAAGTGTAGAAGCGCACGCTGGAATTGACATTGGCGAGACGATGATTGGGATGCATTTACGGCGTGTCGCCGTTCCTTTTCGCCCAAGCCTTCGAAATATAGGGCAGGCACGAGTAAATGCGGCTTATACCCGTCCGAAGTTGATTGGCGGGGAAAGAGCACATTATCAGTTGGAAGAGACAGTCTCCATACAACACGATGATTCAAATCATTGTGATTAA
- the wecB gene encoding non-hydrolyzing UDP-N-acetylglucosamine 2-epimerase, with translation MKKIKVMTIFGVRPEAIKMAPLILEMQKYSDVIESIVCVTAQHRQMLDQVLEVFKIQPDYDLDVMKESQTLNEISIRVLAGLEPVLREAKPDIVLVHGDTLTTFLASYAAFMQQIQVGHVEAGLRTWNKKSPFPEEMNRQLTGVLADLHFAPTDWSAKNLLSENKSKSSVYITGNSITDVFQYTVHPEYSHPVLDWASGKKLILMTAHRRESQGEPHRHIFRAVKRIADEFEDVAICYPVHPSPAVMGPAHEILGNHPRIKLIEPMDVVDFHNFYPHTHLILTDSGGLQEEAPSFGVPVLVLRDTTERPEGIEAGTLELVGTDEEKVYERTKDLLTNQTLYDSMSRAANPYGDGKASGRIVNAILHHFGYNDDRPEEFHKTFTNE, from the coding sequence ATGAAGAAGATTAAAGTGATGACGATATTTGGTGTTCGACCTGAAGCGATCAAGATGGCACCGCTTATTCTTGAAATGCAGAAATACTCTGATGTCATCGAATCTATTGTCTGCGTAACGGCACAACATCGTCAAATGTTAGACCAGGTATTGGAAGTGTTCAAGATTCAGCCTGACTATGATCTGGATGTCATGAAGGAAAGTCAGACATTAAATGAAATTTCCATTCGTGTATTGGCTGGGCTTGAGCCTGTTCTTCGTGAGGCTAAGCCGGATATCGTACTCGTACATGGGGATACTTTGACGACTTTTCTAGCTAGCTATGCGGCTTTCATGCAACAAATTCAAGTAGGACATGTAGAAGCAGGACTAAGAACTTGGAATAAGAAGTCTCCCTTCCCTGAAGAGATGAATCGTCAATTAACAGGGGTTCTTGCCGATCTTCATTTTGCTCCTACAGATTGGTCTGCAAAGAATCTACTTTCAGAAAACAAGTCAAAGTCAAGCGTATATATCACAGGCAATTCGATTACAGATGTGTTTCAATATACTGTACATCCCGAATATAGTCATCCTGTGTTAGACTGGGCCTCTGGTAAAAAATTAATTTTAATGACGGCGCATCGCAGGGAGTCTCAGGGCGAACCGCACCGTCATATTTTTCGTGCGGTTAAACGGATTGCCGACGAATTCGAGGATGTTGCAATTTGTTATCCGGTACATCCGAGTCCAGCGGTGATGGGCCCAGCACATGAGATTCTGGGGAACCATCCACGGATTAAATTGATAGAACCGATGGATGTGGTGGATTTCCATAATTTTTATCCGCATACTCACTTGATATTGACCGATTCTGGAGGGTTACAGGAAGAAGCGCCATCGTTTGGTGTGCCTGTCCTTGTGCTTCGTGACACAACAGAACGGCCGGAAGGAATCGAAGCGGGAACGCTTGAATTGGTGGGTACGGATGAGGAGAAGGTGTATGAACGGACTAAAGATTTGTTAACGAATCAGACGTTGTATGATTCCATGAGTAGGGCCGCCAACCCTTACGGAGATGGAAAGGCTTCGGGAAGAATTGTCAATGCGATACTTCACCATTTCGGATATAATGATGACCGTCCAGAAGAATTTCACAAAACGTTCACAAATGAGTGA
- the rpiB gene encoding ribose 5-phosphate isomerase B codes for MKIALGTDHGGVRLKEDIVNVIQKLGHEVVDVGCNCTDSVDYPDYALPVCDMVTAGEVDRGILVCGTGIGMSIAANKVAGIRCALVHDVFSAKATREHNDTNVLALGERVIGPGLASEIVKEWLVTEFSGEERHVNRVNKIRLIEERNL; via the coding sequence ATGAAGATTGCTTTAGGAACAGATCATGGTGGCGTTCGGTTGAAAGAGGATATCGTTAATGTCATTCAGAAGTTAGGACATGAAGTAGTGGACGTAGGGTGTAATTGCACGGATTCCGTTGATTATCCAGATTATGCACTTCCAGTCTGTGATATGGTTACAGCGGGTGAAGTTGATCGAGGTATTCTGGTGTGCGGAACTGGGATTGGCATGAGTATTGCAGCTAATAAAGTGGCTGGTATCCGTTGTGCACTTGTCCATGATGTCTTCTCTGCAAAGGCAACACGAGAACATAATGATACAAATGTGTTGGCTCTTGGAGAACGTGTAATTGGACCAGGATTAGCTAGTGAGATCGTGAAAGAATGGCTTGTAACGGAATTTAGTGGAGAAGAACGTCATGTAAACCGTGTGAATAAGATCAGACTTATTGAAGAACGTAATTTGTAA
- a CDS encoding low molecular weight protein arginine phosphatase produces the protein MRILFVCTGNTCRSPMAEALLRKLAKERGLKLEVSSAGVAAMEGTPISRHAEAVLRDHNIDDKIVSQPLRLSVVQASDLILTLTQSHKQHVLRLFPEVVGKIYTLKEYAEDDEQVLRDLAELDSLVATLAMNRALGKPMNDGEHERLIEIQQRIPSFDVSDPFGGSREDYDVAAAEIRTAIDRIVDKLLGLGH, from the coding sequence TTGCGAATATTATTTGTATGTACAGGAAATACATGCCGCAGCCCGATGGCGGAAGCTCTGCTTCGAAAGTTAGCTAAGGAACGTGGACTGAAGCTTGAAGTGAGTTCTGCTGGCGTAGCTGCAATGGAGGGTACCCCCATTTCTAGGCATGCGGAAGCAGTATTACGAGATCATAATATTGATGATAAGATCGTCTCGCAACCCTTGAGATTGAGTGTTGTTCAAGCCAGTGATCTGATCCTAACCTTAACGCAAAGTCATAAACAACATGTGCTTCGTTTGTTTCCGGAGGTCGTTGGTAAAATTTATACTTTAAAGGAATATGCTGAAGATGATGAACAAGTTCTACGAGACTTAGCGGAACTGGATAGTCTAGTTGCGACTTTGGCTATGAATAGAGCTTTAGGGAAACCTATGAATGATGGGGAGCATGAAAGATTGATTGAGATTCAGCAAAGAATACCAAGCTTTGATGTGTCAGATCCATTTGGAGGTTCAAGAGAAGATTATGATGTGGCAGCAGCTGAAATTCGCACAGCAATTGATCGTATTGTCGATAAGTTGTTGGGTTTGGGTCATTAG
- a CDS encoding ATPase F0F1 translates to MGNPKRNDNPWFMALYISGAGGILATYILVGFFVSRWLVKVWEGPSYWIAIGTISGLALGTFQIVILIKKFLGEHDG, encoded by the coding sequence ATGGGAAACCCAAAACGTAATGATAATCCTTGGTTCATGGCGCTATACATAAGTGGAGCCGGAGGCATTCTTGCTACCTATATTCTTGTTGGTTTTTTTGTGAGTAGATGGTTGGTTAAGGTGTGGGAAGGGCCAAGTTATTGGATCGCGATTGGTACGATTTCGGGGCTAGCTTTAGGAACCTTTCAAATTGTCATTTTGATCAAAAAATTTTTGGGGGAGCATGATGGATAA